The genomic window cctaggcagagctataggggtgggaatttttccctactatcatactatcatagtagttcttctcgcagttctttgcctggccatcatcaactgctgtcaaaacattagtttcgtcccccagacccttcctcaagcatgcttatcacacaaaaataactgtgcacaaacaattattcattgacagcttatactacacttaccgcattgttgaaccatgtataccaccagaatccaccggattgacaactaacacgtgatctatttaggggaaatctcgtggaaagtccctaattaccttaagcggacactcatgatacgtggctttaaattgaatggtttaagaatgtaactggatggtgaggcgtactttaatcggctcgactttactgagaaactcgagcccctcgtgagaaactacatcgcttgagcaacgcttgaaaaagtaagagtccggcaagaatactgagggactctatgatatatgccggtcttgaatgctaacgaaacgaggagtgaagtttgtgcaacgtgtcacatcgccacacactgattcaccgtgtttgtgcgatagggtttttggacctgtccaccagatgttgaaaggaaattcattccaacttgtgaagttattggtatactcattgttggggtccatggggacatcgatgatcatttaccagtcagttgtaagtaatgtcacaacagaaggaaaggaaccatttccatacccctatggtatactgattttccaggtcagtttatgtacacccaaccacagaaatgtagaactttggttgcaggtggaaaataaacacctttttactcagtcacaagagattcacccagctgggataaaatgttgaagtgaatgtcattagtacctacttgcggttcatcaggtattggacaattccaagtgtccagattatgcagttgtcctcatgttcaagtttacacgtttaggcaagttccacaacatcctataatctattactatatcagtgtggaataatgcttatataatatttttcatattccaggctttaggtatgtgtattgtatttaacacctgcttgttggtttttgcaggccatctggtcatactggtttatccactagctgttgaatgtgatcatggtacatatgtaagttgagaccatgcaggaacaaagatacaggtgtcatgaatttcaggtcagttgacgttcagaggaattgtattattgcaattgttctttttgtagttatcaattatcagtgaccagtttgtgatagcgtacttttgtttgactaatgaccaaatgttctggtttacatgcttacccaacagttatgttactcacttaacctgcatatgggatatatatttttagttcattttgattattcatcctttattggtacagcctggcatattgattttttgcacattctctttttaattcagtgcctgctggattgtttcgtcagatatcgaaacagatgtctttggtgttgcgaccgatgttccaggtcagtttgcatgtgtgtttaattttggacttcagtgcctgcttattcttttacaggtctcggtattgagtgtcatgaatttcaggtcagttgacgtacagaagaattgtattattgcaattgttgtttttgcagttatcaattatcactgtatactagtgatgtgaatttgcaggtcagtctactcagatgtatcaggcatagtgttgatgggttcgaacaagtatccagtgtagactgtagcggcatcaagggtgttagtttccaggtcagtttacatgttgtgatgttagtgattttttcctagtacccagatattaagtgtattgtatttaatgtccacctgttatgtttttaaattatggtatatcagtgtagacagtgcaacagtaagccttctgtgttgtagtaactatttgtttcataatattatgctgttgtcccggaatggcacaatttttgggcaaccagtgtgaagtctagtggtacaaacattgtattatgaccaagttgtgatagcgtacttttgtttgactaatgtcctaatgttctggtttgactaatgtcctaatgttctggtttaacatgcttaccgaacagttatgttattcattcacttagcctgggatataatttttgttcattttgattatccatgctattattgacacagcccggcatattgattttttgtacattctcttttaattcagtgcctgctggattgtgtcatcagatatcgaaacaagtgtttttggtgttgcgaccgatgttccaggtcagttgcatgagtgtttaatttaaggttaacttcagtgcctgcttattcttttacaggtctcagtgtcgtcatgctgacatacaagaaatcatcactattgttggaactatttttagtcaagtcttgatgtgatgttaataaacgttgttacacattgttgtatgtttaccatatggcaagaaattatcatggccatcatgaaatttgaatattgtgtaagttgtgtggaccaaccccaactcatacatggtcactggcaaaccacgaaccacattcaagccacaacaccaccaaccacattcgagcaatccattacaaaattttgttgcaccatttgtgtgtgcataatacttaatgaaagccacaacacaagctacatggtacacactacatagaggtggtaacccctaaaggcttgttaccttttgtattcaccttatcggcctttgtggttaatctattaaaaattacatgtaaatagagaattgaagagtatgcttaaagcacctacgctagtgattttgttcaaagacaactggcgatttataaacgctcgcatggggtgtggtactacatggaatttaaaagatttctgcttaaaacgccatccctagggaacttacggttcagcacgctgtcacaacttgtttatcaggcattagagttagtgtccacgtcgtgtctttaaaagttattgtagggattagaggttgattgaagaaaatacgcgtataggcaaaccaggattggataatgtcagtgctagatggactatacaaacacggctatgttgactggttgactggtataacgtgac from Dysidea avara chromosome 2, odDysAvar1.4, whole genome shotgun sequence includes these protein-coding regions:
- the LOC136246596 gene encoding uncharacterized protein isoform X2 — translated: MNFSACWIVSSDIETDVFGVATDVPGLGIECHEFQVSLLRCIRHSVDGFEQVSSVDCSGIKGVSFQCLLDCVIRYRNKCFWCCDRCSRSQCRHADIQEIITIVGTIFSQVLM
- the LOC136246596 gene encoding uncharacterized protein isoform X3 — translated: MSLVLRPMFQVSVLSVMNFSYQLSLYTSDVNLQVSLLRCIRHSVDGFEQVSSVDCSGIKGVSFQCLLDCVIRYRNKCFWCCDRCSRSQCRHADIQEIITIVGTIFSQVLM